A region of Bicyclus anynana chromosome 17, ilBicAnyn1.1, whole genome shotgun sequence DNA encodes the following proteins:
- the LOC112051278 gene encoding probable ribosome biogenesis protein RLP24, protein MRIETCYFCSSRIYPGHGIQFVRNDCKIFRFCRSKCHAAFKKKKNPRKTKWTKAYRKTAGKELAIDPSFEFEKRRHVPVKYNRELWTKTVEAMKKVEEIRQRRSNNYIMQRLRKGREVEWQRDVREVQRDISLIRSPAAGLKQRQAEEDTEMEVEPETIQVVDSKGRKQVIEAPVMVPATGEMIEDCGEVDL, encoded by the exons ATGCGTATAGAAACGTGTTATTTCTGCTCATCCAGGATATATCCTGGTCACGGAATCCAATTCGTGAGAAACGACTGCAAG ATTTTCAGATTTTGCCGATCAAAATGCCATGCAGCgtttaaaaagaagaagaacCCACGTAAAACCAAATGGACCAAAGCGTACCGGAAGACCGCTGGCAAGGAATTGGCTATTGACCCATCTTTCGAGTTTGAAAAACGTCGGCATGTCCCAGTGAAATATAACAGGGAGTTATGGACAAAGACGGTTGAAGCCATGAAGAAGGTCGAAGAAATCAGGCAGAGGCGGTCCAACAACTATATTATGCAAAGATTAAGGAAAGGACGTGAAGTGGAGTGGCAGAGAGATGTTAGAGAGGTCCAAAGAGATATTTCACTAATAAG ATCACCGGCAGCTGGTCTCAAACAGAGACAAGCGGAGGAAGACACAGAAATGGAGGTGGAGCCGGAGACCATTCAGGTGGTTGACTCTAAAGGCAGGAAGCAAGTCATTGAAGCGCCCGTCATGGTGCCTGCCACTGGGGAGATGATTGAGGACTGCGGGGAAGTCGATTTGTAA